Proteins from one Streptomyces sp. NBC_00289 genomic window:
- a CDS encoding LCP family protein codes for MSARRHPPQWPPRPAPGARPRPRHRVLRAVLVVGLAAVLALVGLAAGGVWWGTNHYGDQVTRIPDSFPTGPRPPRPTGHDGGTTFLLAGVDSRSKRPTTGTGATAQLWRYGAQRSDTLMLVHLSAGEDTAYTMSIPRDSWVPIAGHGSAKINAAFSWGGPPLLIRTVEQLTGARVDHFGVIDWHGFRALTDAIGGVPVTVAQNSYDPQQHRHFTAGTQVMNGEEALAYVRQRHGLPGGELDRIKHQQQFLRSLVKEVRGGVKLTDPLGTDKTLDAITSAVSIDDGMSNGDLRDLAFGLRGFDTAGAVFSTAPIVRSEFIHGQYTLILDKQKLRAQWRAAETGDRPGAGR; via the coding sequence ATGTCCGCGCGACGGCACCCGCCCCAGTGGCCACCGAGGCCGGCTCCGGGAGCGCGGCCCCGGCCGCGCCACCGGGTCCTGCGTGCCGTCCTGGTGGTCGGCCTCGCCGCCGTCCTCGCACTCGTCGGCCTCGCCGCCGGTGGCGTCTGGTGGGGCACCAACCACTACGGGGACCAGGTCACCCGCATCCCCGACTCGTTCCCGACCGGACCCCGCCCTCCCAGGCCCACCGGGCACGACGGCGGTACCACCTTCCTGCTGGCCGGAGTCGACAGCCGCTCCAAGCGGCCGACCACCGGAACCGGCGCCACGGCCCAGCTGTGGCGGTACGGGGCGCAGCGCAGCGACACGCTGATGCTGGTGCACCTCAGCGCCGGTGAGGACACCGCGTACACGATGTCCATCCCGCGCGACAGCTGGGTGCCCATCGCCGGGCACGGCTCGGCCAAGATCAACGCAGCGTTCTCCTGGGGCGGCCCACCTCTCCTCATCCGCACGGTGGAGCAGCTCACCGGGGCCCGCGTCGACCACTTCGGCGTCATCGACTGGCACGGTTTCCGCGCCCTCACCGATGCCATCGGCGGCGTCCCCGTCACCGTCGCGCAGAATTCCTACGACCCGCAGCAGCACCGCCACTTCACCGCCGGCACCCAGGTGATGAACGGCGAGGAGGCCCTGGCCTACGTCCGGCAGCGGCACGGGCTGCCCGGTGGTGAGCTGGACCGGATCAAGCACCAACAGCAGTTTCTGCGCAGCCTGGTCAAAGAGGTGCGCGGCGGTGTGAAACTCACCGATCCGCTCGGCACCGACAAGACGCTCGACGCCATCACCAGCGCCGTGAGCATCGACGACGGGATGTCCAACGGAGACCTCCGCGACCTGGCCTTCGGCCTGCGCGGGTTCGACACCGCGGGCGCCGTCTTCAGCACCGCGCCGATCGTCCGCTCCGAGTTCATCCACGGCCAGTACACGCTGATCCTGGACAAGCAGAAGCTGCGGGCACAGTGGCGGGCGGCCGAGACGGGAGA